A genomic window from Gossypium hirsutum isolate 1008001.06 chromosome D10, Gossypium_hirsutum_v2.1, whole genome shotgun sequence includes:
- the LOC107930055 gene encoding uncharacterized protein, protein MSPRQDLLKMTAFFISPEKPRDVSVLITRTALLLCLFTSITLVLCVSFWNRPHPFSRFASPNRKAFSRPPDNSPTNISHLLFGIGGSAKTWQERRALSSLWWDVNLTRGFFWLDEEPEATAVNSYGTESGISLPYRVSNPEWTRFKYSSSRYAVRVARIILDSYNLKLPNVRWFVLGDDDTVFFTHNLVSVLARYDHREMWYIGGISESVEQNGMHAYDMAFGGGGIAVSYPLAEKLVKALDGCLNRYFYFYGSDQRIWACIYEIGVPLTKEPGFHQFDIRGDPYGLLAAHPMAPLLSFHHVEALTPMFPNKTRPDSLKALIEPYRLDPSRILQQYICYDSKRKWSITIAWGYTIQIYPWLVNAVDLHMPLQTFKTWRSWSNGPFTFKTRPVPDNPCEQPVLYFLDRVEEVGSSGTRTRYKLSMLGKACNNTTDYAPVMAVKNILVTSMKMAPDYWQKAPHRQCCEIMDKGSIKSGTMQIRIRNCRQWETTSV, encoded by the exons ATGAGTCCAAGGCAAGACCTTCTCAAAATGACGGCGTTCTTCATCTCGCCGGAGAAACCGCGAGACGTATCCGTACTCATCACCCGAACCGCTCTCCTCCTCTGTCTTTTCACCTCCATTACTCTCGTCCTTTGCGTATCTTTCTGGAACCGGCCTCACCCGTTCTCCCGGTTCGCTTCCCCTAACAGGAAGGCTTTCTCCCGACCGCCCGATAATTCACCGACCAACATCTCCCACCTCCTCTTCGGCATCGGCGGGTCAGCCAAGACGTGGCAAGAGCGACGCGCCTTGAGTTCACTATGGTGGGACGTGAACCTCACTCGCGGGTTCTTTTGGCTGGATGAAGAGCCCGAAGCGACGGCGGTTAACAGTTATGGTACGGAATCGGGAATCTCGTTGCCTTATCGGGTATCGAATCCGGAATGGACCCGGTTTAAATATTCGAGCTCCAGATATGCGGTTCGGGTCGCCCGAATCATTTTGGATAGTTATAATTTGAAGTTGCCCAATGTGAGATGGTTTGTGTTGGGTGACGACGATACAGTGTTTTTCACTCATAACTTAGTTTCCGTCTTAGCGAG gtaTGATCATCGTGAAATGTGGTATATTGGCGGAATATCAGAGAGCGTAGAACAAAACGGAATGCATGCATACGACATGGCGTTTGGCGGTGGCGGTATAGCGGTGAGTTACCCATTGGCGGAGAAATTAGTCAAAGCATTGGACGGTTGTTTGAACAGGTACTTTTATTTCTACGGTTCTGATCAACGAATTTGGGCTTGTATCTATGAGATCGGGGTTCCACTCACTAAAGAACCAGGTTTTCATCAG tTTGATATTAGAGGGGATCCATATGGACTACTTGCAGCACATCCCATGGCACCATTGCTCTCCTTCCACCACGTTGAAGCCTTAACACCCATGTTCCCTAACAAGACCCGGCCTGACTCGTTGAAAGCCCTTATCGAACCGTACCGGCTTGACCCGAGCCGGATCCTCCAGCAATATATCTGTTACGACAGCAAACGGAAATGGTCGATCACCATTGCATGGGGATACACCATTCAAATATATCCATGGTTGGTGAACGCAGTTGATCTGCATATGCCATTGCAGACTTTCAAGACATGGAGGAGTTGGAGCAATGGACCGTTCACGTTTAAAACCCGACCCGTGCCAGATAACCCATGTGAACAGCCGGTTTTGTATTTCCTGGACCGAGTCGAGGAGGTTGGCTCGAGTGGAACCCGGACCAGGTACAAGCTATCAATGCTGGGAAAAGCCTGTAATAATACAACAGATTATGCCCCGGTAATGGCTGTCAAAAACATCTTGGTTACTTCGATGAAGATGGCTCCTGATTATTGGCAAAAG GCACCGCATAGACAATGCTGTGAGATCATGGATAAAGGAAGTATCAAGAGTGGAACTATGCAAATTCGGATTCGAAATTGCAGACAATGGGAAACAACTAGTGTTTAG
- the LOC107930054 gene encoding thylakoid lumenal 15 kDa protein 1, chloroplastic, with protein sequence MAMLYNFNNVSLYSKKFSVKNPSKSPLCFIKPHSLNYHKPKVFEDKLEKGSFSLSETFSKAGLLALVSASILLVDPALAFKGGGPYGSEVTRGQDLTGKDFSGKTLIKQDFKTSILRQANFKGAKLLGASFFDADLTGADLSEADLRGVDFSLANVTKANLSNANLEGALATGNTSFKGSNITGADFTDVPLRDDQREYLCKVADGVNPTTGNATRDTLLCN encoded by the exons ATGGCTATGCTGTATAATTTCAACAATGTTTCTTTATATTCCAAAAAATTCTCTGTAAAAAACCCCTCAAAGTCCCCTCTTTGCTTCATCAAGCCCCACTCTTTAAACTATCATAAACCCAAG GTTTTTGAAGACAAACTTGAAAAGGGTTCATTTTCATTAAGTGAAACATTTTCAAAAGCTGGCTTGCTTGCTCTTGTTTCAGCTTCCATTTTATTGGTAGATCCTGCACTTGCTTTCAAG GGAGGAGGGCCTTATGGATCTGAAGTAACAAGGGGACAAGACTTAACCGGCAAAGATTTTAGTGGCAAGACATTGATCAAACAAGATTTCAAGACG TCCATATTACGACAAGCCAATTTCAAAGGCGCAAAGTTGCTTGGTGCTAGCTTCTTTGATGCCGATTTAACAG GGGCCGACCTTTCCGAAGCCGATCTTAGAGGTGTGGATTTTTCTCTGGCAAACGTAACAAAG GCAAATTTAAGCAATGCTAACTTGGAAGGCGCACTTGCAACAGGGAACACGTCCTTCAAAGGATCAAATATAACCGGTGCTG ATTTCACAGATGTACCATTGCGAGATGATCAACGAGAATATCTTTGCAAAGTTGCAGACGG GGTGAATCCAACTACCGGAAACGCAACGCGGGACACATTGCTTTGCAACTAG
- the LOC107929983 gene encoding AT-hook motif nuclear-localized protein 15, which translates to MAWWAGNVAMRGGIGSIPSSTPSLHLRNPSEDHQMAVFRANIRPSNEDHHHQQEDNNEDSRDNVEPDDQTQGVETIEPGSSSGSRRPRGRPPGSKNKPKPPVVITKESPNSLRSHVLEIASGSDIAECIANFAQRRHCGVSVLSGSGVVINVTLRQPAAPSGVITLHGRFEILSLSGVFLPTPSPPGATGITVYLAGGQGQVVGGSVVGVLEASGPVMVIAATFTNAVYEKLPIEEETSGEGGGGSEQNNNNSSNDGGDGNSGSQSQDQHHQGGSMPMYNLPPNLMHNGQMPQDLFWGPPPRPPPSY; encoded by the coding sequence ATGGCTTGGTGGGCTGGTAATGTAGCAATGAGAGGTGGTATTGGTTCAATACCTTCTTCAACCCCATCTCTTCATCTTAGAAACCCATCTGAAGATCATCAAATGGCTGTTTTTAGAGCTAATATTCGTCCTTCAAATGAagatcatcatcatcaacaaGAAGATAATAATGAAGATAGTAGAGATAATGTTGAACCAGATGACCAAACCCAAGGTGTTGAAACCATTGAACCTGGTTCAAGTTCAGGTTCTCGTCGTCCTAGGGGTAGACCACCTGGTTCAAAAAACAAGCCTAAACCACCTGTTGTTATTACAAAAGAAAGCCCTAATTCACTTCGCAGCCATGTCCTTGAAATCGCTAGCGGCAGTGATATTGCTGAGTGTATTGCTAATTTTGCTCAGCGCCGCCACTGTGGTGTTTCGGTTTTAAGCGGCAGTGGTGTTGTCATCAATGTTACCCTCCGCCAACCAGCTGCTCCTAGTGGTGTGATTACTTTACATGGAAGATTCGAGATTTTGTCTTTATCCGGTGTGTTTTTGCCTACACCGTCACCACCGGGTGCGACGGGGATCACGGTGTATTTAGCCGGCGGGCAAGGGCAAGTGGTCGGAGGGAGTGTCGTCGGGGTTTTGGAAGCGTCGGGGCCGGTGATGGTCATCGCGGCGACATTCACCAATGCGGTTTACGAGAAGTTGCCTATCGAGGAAGAAACTAGCGGAGAAGGCGGTGGTGGCAGCGAGCAGAATaataacaatagtagtaatgacGGTGGTGATGGGAATTCAGGGTCTCAATCTCAAGATCAACACCACCAAGGGGGTTCAATGCCTATGTATAATTTGCCTCCTAATTTGATGCATAATGGACAAATGCCACAAGATCTGTTTTGGGGACCTCCACCGCGGCCGCCCCCGTCTTATTAA
- the LOC107930029 gene encoding LOB domain-containing protein 33, with amino-acid sequence MTGLGCSCGACKFLRRKCTNECVFAPYFCYDEAANHFAAVHKVFGASNASKLLLHLPIHNRSDAAITIAYEALARIRDPIYGCVAHIFALQQQVAGLQEEIETLINQMANHAVEVPIEAVQFGSIDETMNTLYYQDEQATLLNLQGSITGNQVVHSQLCEEDSAQHSFKWVEDSKFLSNIHENPYEISFEGLEFGDLIDYPCMGNTGIPSNWEIPIL; translated from the exons ATGACAGGGCTTGGATGTTCATGTGGAGCATGCAAATTCTTGAGGAGAAAATGCACTAATGAATGTGTTTTTGCACCTTATTTTTGTTATGATGAGGCTGCAAATCACTTCGCTGCGGTGCATAAAGTGTTTGGTGCTAGCAATGCTTCGAAGCTGTTATTACACTTACCGATACATAACCGAAGTGACGCGGCCATCACTATAGCTTACGAAGCACTGGCTCGAATCCGAGACCCGATTTACGGTTGCGTTGCTCATATCTTTGCCCTTCAACAACAG GTTGCTGGCCTACAAGAAGAGATTGAAACTCTCATTAACCAAATGGCAAATCATGCTGTTGAGGTTCCCATTGAAGCGGTACAATTTGGTTCCATTGATGAAACCATGAACACACTCTACTATCAAGATGAACAAGCTACCTTGCTCAACCTACAAGGATCTATAACTGGTAATCAAGTTGTTCATAGTCAATTGTGTGAAGAAGATTCAGCTCAACATTCATTCAAATGGGTGGAAGACTCAAAGTTTCTCTCTAATATCCATGAAAACCCTTATGAAATAAGCTTCGAAGGACTCGAATTCGGAGACCTTATAGACTATCCATGCATGGGAAACACTGGGATTCCTTCAAATTGGGAAATCCCAATTCTCTGA